GAATATTGTCAAAATTCATGAGCAAATCCTTTCTTGTTATGCTTCCACTTCCTTGCAATTACATCGTAAGTAAACTCAATGGCTCGTTAACCTTAAGCATTATTTGCTTCGCTGGGTCGTCCAACGGTGCCTCCCAAGAGATATTGTAACTGTTGCCTGATGAGGAGCATGAAACAACGCATCCTGTTCTTTCTGCAGAAGCAAAACCCAGACACCTTACCTACCAACCCAAATCTGGGAAATTTCAAAGGAACCACCCATCTAGAAAGAATCATTCAGCAACCTACAATATTATTATACATTACCTATCCAACTCAACCCTTGGAATTTTCTCTGTTTCCccttcttcatcctcttcttgaCCCTCTCAACCTTTGCCCACTTGCCTACATCAGCATACACACCCGTCAATAGAAGACGATTCCCAACACTCTCAGGCTCCACCTCCAGCAGATGCTTAGCTGCCACTTCTGCAAGCTCCACATGCCCATGATTTCTGCAAGCAGCCAGCAATGCACCCCACACAAACAGATCAGGCTCAATTGGCATTGCCTTGATCATGCAGTACGCTTCGTCAACCTTCCCGGCTCTACCAAGAAGATCCACCATACATGCATAATGCTCCAGACGTGGCTCAATTCCATACTTCTCTTGCATAGTCTTGAACAGACTCTGCCCAAGTTCAATGTCACCGGCATGGACGCATGCTGTGAGAATCGCAGTGAAAGTTAAATGATCCAGCTTGGCTTTCCCTTCCATCTCCATTTGATTGAAGAGCTCAATGGCTTCATCACAATACCCGTGATTAGCATACCCAAAAATGATAGAGTTCCAAGTAACTGTATTCTTCTCTGGCATAATACCAAAAAGTGTTCTAGCTTCAGAGATGAAGCCACATTTTGCATACATGTCAACAAGAGCACTCCTTACATATATATCTTCCTCTACCCCAATTGCCACAGCGTAGCCATGAATCTCCTTCCCAATCCTCATTCTTTCGACAGTGGCACATGCAGGGAGAAGAGTGCTGATAGTAGCCGAAGTTGGGCAGAACCCATGACGCAACATTTGCTTGAAAGTGTCGAAAGCTTCTTCATTACGAAAATTCTGCACAAACCCAGATATAACAGAAGTCCAAGACACCACATCAGGGACCACACCATCCTTAGTCATCAACCTgaaaatttcagaaaccatAGCAAGGTCACATTTTTGCGAAAACCCAGATAGTAAACTATTCCAAGTCACTAGATTTGGATTCACACCCATCAATCTCATCCTCTCCACCAAACTCCAAGCATCACCCGCAAGCCCCACTTGGGAGTACCCAGCAACAAGTGCGTTCAAAGCCACCAAATCCTTAACCTCCATTCCGTCAAACACCTTGCGCGCGTCCCCAACTCTCAAGCACTTCGAGTACATTACAATCAACGAGCTAGACACAAAAGGGTCAACCTCAAAACAACACTTCAGAATCAACCCATGTATCTTCTGACCCGTGATTTGGTCCCCGACATGGCCGCAAGCTTTGAGAACACTTGGAATGACGAAAACCGCATTGGGATTGGGCGTTTGGGTTGCCAGCATCTCTGAGAACACGGCAATGGCCTCGTGGTGGAAGCTGCAGCGAGCGCAGGTTCCGATGAAGGAAATCCACCGGCGCACATTTGTTTTCGGAATTTTATCGAACAGTTTTCGCGCATGGGAGAGTTGGCCGCAGCAAGCATAGAAGGAAACTAAGTTGGAAGCGACAAGGCTGAAGCAAGCGATGCCGTTGGTGATTAGGTGGGCGTGGAGCTTCTTGCCGTGGTGCAACGCTCGATCACGAGCGTAGGTTTGGATGAGTTGGGCATAGAATAAGGGATCTGATCGGAAGGAGCGGCGGATGATGGCGTTTGTTATGGGAATCCTGGGGAGTAGTGTGGTTTTATGGAAAGCGTGCATCGCAGTCAGTAAACAGGGGCGACAATGGACGAAGATGCTGTGGGCATCGCAGCAAGCATTTCAGAAGAACTGATGGCGAAAGATACCAACCGGCGAAGACCTATTCAATGTCGGAAAGTTCGGGCATCAATCAACAACGGTGATGCAAGCTACGACGGCGCTGCGGGCGGAAACAGAGGCGTAGGTGACGGCAGCATGGAAGGCAAGCACCACGACACAGGCGCGGGCGAGGTTGCGGGCGAGACCGAACTTCGGAGAGAGCCAGAGACAGCGTGCTCGATGCGGGAGGAGTGGCGCTTCGATTTCTGCAGCAGTAGGGAGGCTAATCATCATTCACCAATGGAGGTCTTTTCTCAGGCGCTGGTAGGGGTGGGAAGAGCAGTTTCAAACGCAGCCTGAAGCCGGGTCGGGTAGATCTTCTGTGTTGTTTGGGCCTGGGCCTGGGCCTAGATGTGGGCCGGTTTCCCtgaccaaaaaaatatatatattaaaaataaattaaataatatataataattaatttgatcattaaataattaatttaatagttaatttttagtatattgtaTAACATTTTTGATTCAGCtccaaaaaaattgaattgactaaagaaagaagagaaagttGCTTGAGTacgttttttaaaaattgaaatttgtttaaatatatGAGGCTTACTCCACTTCGTAAAATAAGACTTGTTGTTGACTTCTTGTTCAAATATGTACAAGATTATTTCATCGTTTTATCAAAGCATGTGTGGCTGTGGACATTCCCAAGCTATGAACATGCAAATCTCTGAGAGTGTATAGATGAATTATTTTGTAAGTATGTTGGATAAGTCTTAATAATTTACTTAAAATATCTATTCCGTCCGGTCCAAAATGTACTGTATACTTTAATTATTCAAGTTGCATTCGTTCCCATGGATAGCACATTGAGCATTTATTTTTTACTGGATATTGAGGCACTTGTTCATTTCATAGAACTGCATGTTGAGCATTAGCCGCAAACATCAATCAGACAACAATAGTACACAGTAAGGTACTCTTATCATTTTATATTTCATCCTATACCAATATTCAGTAGCCTACACATGAACACCCAAGAGTAGTATGGAATTCACTCAACACCAATTTGTACAAGTAGATTTAAGCATCTAAAAAACAAGTATTTCTTTCATCGAGGGCTGAAATACTCCTTCCATCAAAAAATAGAAACGAATATACCAACTCAGCAGTAAACTTGACAAAATCTTGCCTCAAAATCTCTCCCCAAAACGGAAAAAAACTGCACCAGTTCCCGAGTTATGATCAACGGCATATTCTGTTCTTACCAATCCAAGTTTGAGACCAACACCATAAGAAGATCCGTGACCCATTCGCCTGTAGACTTCCGTAGGATTCCCTTTGACATCCTTTGAGCTTCCTAGATCATTGCCATGCTCAACAAACGCATAAGCATGTGTACCCTTAACAGGTACCCGTAGCTCAGCTGCTAGCTGTAGAAGGAACAAAAAACTTTGATAGTTGCTCCAAAGTCACTAGATGATATGAAGATTATGAAAGTAAGTACTAAATGTTAGGcagaaaatcacaaaaatgCAGTGGTTCTTACCTCGAGGATGTTTCTGGCTGCTCCAAGCTCACCCATGTTATAACCCCTTACAGAATAGGGACCTCCAAGAGGAAAAGCATCATAACTTGGAAGGTCACCTACACATCCAGCGTAGTGGCCATGAAGGACAACCACTGGCGGTGGTGGTTTCCCAGCCGCTTTCTCGACTTGCATCAACTGGATAAATCGTGTAATGGTTAACTGATGACGGTTAAAGAATGGGACGTTGCTGCCAATGCCAAGGCCTTGATCAACCTGAACTGCGTATAAAAACAACactgtcaaaataaaaataacactgTCAAAATAAAAGACTGGGTAACATGCTCCAAGACCATAAACCTAGAAAACATTGATTTAGTCTTCAAATTACAGCAAAGTGACTATTTCCATTAAATATGCAAGCAAAATTAGGCAGAACATTTATTCTCAAATCCAAACATCAACACACGGGCGAAATTCCAGTCAACTGCTTCGATGGCCTGCAAACATAGGATTGATATTTCCAATGAAAATCTGACAAAATGGagtaacaaaatttaaagaataaggaTTCTGCAAAAGTCCCTTCTATGTTAGGATGTAGTATAGAGCTTTGAAACAGTAAGCTTGCAAAGACTAGGTGcaaggagaaaaaggaaaaaaaaggaggGTAAGCTGCCTAATTTCTAAactataaactataaaataaatgtgCTTCAAAGGGTTTTTCGAAATCATTTGGCCAGGCTATGGTATAGACATAGATAATGTAACAACTACTGGATGCAACTTTTTGGCTTCGACCTCAAAATTACGGCTAGAGATAAATGTTGCTATTaggaaataaaacaaataaaaaaaaaagatgttagGACTATTTGAAATAATCTAAACACTATGGACAACAAAAGGCATGAATGTAGGATAATACGATCACCTGGAACACATTCCTTTCTCCAACTATAGCTCCATTCACAAACTTTGTATTATCTCGTGTGATGTTTGCCTGTAAAAATGCCATCCTATCAATACCAGTACCACTGAGCGTGGTTGGAGGTCCATCTGCAATCTCTCCGCTAGGCAAAACTCTTTGACCACTGGCACAGATATGACTACTCTTATCACATGTTGTTATCTCTTCCATGACTAGTCCATAAGTGAATTTACTTTGACGTGTGAAATTCTGCATGGGAAACGAGATATAGCAATTAAGAtattaaatatgaaaataaaaagtaaaaaaaccgACAGCATAAATAGCCAGGTCAAGATTTATGTATATACGACAGTCAAATTACCTCTGTGATATTGGCTTTAAGACCAGCACGATCAACCCATATTGGGGGCACTTCATCCACCTCTGGTCCCCCAGTGAATACTGGACTCTGCTTTCGGCTGTTGAAGCAGCTTACACGGAGGGTACGGTTGCGTGGATCATATACGCCATCCAAATATGGATGTGCATACTCAAGCTTAAATGCAAGATCATCCTGTACCAAATACCAATCACAATATTCATGAGAAACTAAACTATTTAATCTACAACAGTAGTGATGAAAACTCACTGGTCTAGTATAGGTAAAATACCTGAGGATTGAAGAAGTTGCTAGTTGTCACTGAACCAGAAACAGATCTATTCAACCCTTGCAGATTCCGATGTTCAAACGTAACAGTTCCTCCTGGCTGCAGTGAAGCCTATGCAAACGTTGAACACAaagtaattacattaaaaataagcAACAACAATTCATGGATAATAAACAAATTGGAAATCCGCCATGACAAAATTACCAAAGTGGGACGCCCTCCTCGTCCAGGGACAATACTCCACTCAGTACTGACTTCAGCCGTTTTCTGATCCAACTCTTTTAGCTTAATTTCAACAATAATGCCTCCCTCGCTCTTCTCATCAGGCTTTGGATTCACCTCAATCTTTGAAAACAAAGCAAGGGACGAGTTTATGTTCCTCAAGGCTTGCTTGGCAGCTTCAATGTTAAAAACGTACCCTGGGCGAAGCTATTAGTTCAATACAAAATATCAGCACATTCATCTAAACAATCCTGAACTAGAGACACAGAACTAACCATATCAATCACATTACAATGAAATCACACGAACCTGCCTGGGAAGTTCTCTTTGCACCACCGGGATTTGGGTGTTGCCTTCAACAACATTCCCAAGCTTGTCCAGGAACATAATGGTCAATTGGGTAATATCCCCTTCCACAACCTCACAAACAACCTCCTGGGTATTGAGGTTCCCAAAGTTTACAACCTGGGCACAAGCATACCCTTCATCATGGTACCACTTCTGGACATGGTCCCTTATCCTCTGAAGCAACCTGGCACTAACTGCTCCCTGGCTCCTCAACATGTCTGCTATCTCCCTATGAACTGACATTGGCAAAAGACATGGCCTTGCCCTCTCCATCCTCCTCTTGTAGTTCCTCTCTCGGGACCTGTATCAGTTCAGCCGTAGCACAACGAAGTAATTAACTAACTACCTACCAAAAGTCCAAAACTATAACTACCACAACTAACTAAGTAACTAACCAACTATCACATCTAAAATGCAGCCTTACAATTGTGCTGAGACTCATtctctaactaactaactaactactATCATAACTGTAAAAACTAACACggtaacaaactaactaactaactgtcATAACAGTTATAACTGATTAACAGACCTGTAGTACTCGAGTCTCTCCTTGTCAGTCACGTCGGGGTCCATCTCGATGGGCTTGGACTGAGCCATGAGGCCGACGTTGATGCAGCGGAACTTCTCGGCAGACTGCCAGGTGCTCTCCGTGAAAGCGATGGTGAGGGAGATGGTTCCGTCAGGGTTGGTCTTCCCTTCCATGTCGACCTTCTCGAACATTCCGCAGGAGGCTAGGGTTTTCACCTCCTTCTGCAGCTGCGATTTCGTGTACACACCGCCGGGGCGAAGCGACACCAACTCGAAGAAAGAGTCGTCAGGTGCATTGATCCTGACCCGGCGGCTCCGGTCGAAGAACGAGATGTCGGAGATCTTGTACTTCTTGAAACCACTGAGCTTGTTCAGCTGCACCACAATGTTGGCGGGAAGGCCGTGGGAGTCCCATTCCGGCGACGGTGATTCGTCGGCGGCGATGGCCGGAGATAGACAGAAGAGTCTTGACCAGAAGGATCCGTCGTCGCCAAACCAGCCTCCTCCGCCTCCACCGCCGCCGCCGCCAGTGTTGCCGCCATTTCCTGCATTACCACCACTGCCGGAGGAGAAATGTCCGGATGCATCAGGGAGGAGGGAGCGGAGAGGGGAGGTGGAGAAAACGACGATGGAGGCAGCGGAGGAGAGGGCGAAGGTGGTGGAAAGGGTTTTGATGAGAGTGGAATTGGAGTGATCTTTGGTGTGGTCAGAGGAGGATGAAGAAGGGAGCTGGCATTTGAGGTAAGAGGATGTGCGGCACGGAGGGGGGAGGGTCGGGGTGGTGATGAGGTGGTTGGCGGTGAAGGAGGAGTTCATGGTGGTGACCGGTGAGTGTTGACTCTCACTGTCGCAGTGTGAGGGACAAAGGCCAATTTAGAAGTTCTAaactttgaattttactttagagatTAGAGTGTGATatctctatttattttataggtgaaactaaaaataaatatgagagaaaaattatttaacagtaaaaaattatactttatcctctaaagtaaaaattcaaattttaaaaaattcaaatctaatttaaaaaaatgctaAGAAtagtaaattttataatttatagtcattaattaattattattaatattttaataatatgaaATTACATCTAATAGTATATATTCGTGGAATATTTCTCTCAAGCTTTACTTCAATCttgtgttaattaattaattattattaatattttaataatatgaaATTACATCTAATAGTATATATTTGTGGAATATTTCTCTCAAGCTTTACTTCAATCTTGTGTTAATCCGGTGTCCCTGGCAGCTCGAGCTAGACTGAAAATATCTTCGTGAATTTGGATCTGAAACGTGGTACCTGAAAAAAATTTTCCCGCGCATAAGTCAATAAAGAATCACTTATCAGAAAGAGTATATGATCAGTGGGTTatgtgttttgtttttattgtgtgGCCTATTGTTTATTCTAGTTGATTTATAGGCTCCTTTATTTGAACTATTTGTCGGTCTGTTAGTCGTGAATGGCTAGGGCCGAGATTCTCGAGAAGACGGGAAGTCTGTTGGTCATGGACAACTAGGGCTGAGAATCTCGGAGGGAAGTGGGTCACgatgataaatttaatttaatttgaattttgtcttATCCAACTAAGGTATAACTTGTGTTTTTCGAGATACGAGGGATATGATACATTATAAAATTGTTTACTTTTTTTTGACTAATTAAGTACaggccaaattttaataaaaatgtgagTTCCATAGACTTTTTCGCccatttatttcattttgtttgttataaatttatattatcatCAAATATATACTACTCTACAACATTATTATAGAACATACGAATATCAATTCCACTTATAGATATTGAAATGGTTCAAAAATCTTTCCTGTGTTGGCCTGGTCAAATTACTAATTCAGGGTGATTCTAATTTGTTTGGTTTAGTAGCAAGAAAAACTGTAAGTCTACACGTGTAGAGAAAAGAATCCACAAATGGGTGCTAATGGTGCATGCTGAGGCTCTTCTTGATCATCATTTCTCAGTGCAAGAACCCCGGAAGCCATTGCATGACCACGGttcattctttgttaaaaaagtaattatgtctattattatcattattatatattttccaAAGAAAGAGCAAATATAAGAGCAGATTTATTAAAAGGCGGAAGCAAATTTGTTGatgtaaaaaatttagttacaGAAAAAATGGCTCAACTCGAACGCCCTCAAAGACCTGGTGTTGAAACTTCAAAAACTCCCACCATCCATACCATGGAACAACTCCTCCGAGGTAAAATCATCATCCTATAATGTCTTTTGGCAAAGATTTGATTATGATATATGCTAGAATTTACCAACATACATTCTTAGATGCTGAAATTATCATTCTAAGTTATTGTTTTGATGCACAACAGGAGAAGGGTCTAAAGTGTCACCAAAAGGTTCTAAGATGTCAACCAACACTGCCACCTTGTCCTCCTCCTCCAACTCCTCCACTTCTTCTAATTCTTCACCTTTTTTCAATAAGTTGAGGCACCATGACTCGGAAGAAGACCATAGCCCGAACCAGAAGAAATCAGTCCTTGCCAAAGTGAAGGAGAAGGCTAAGAAATTGCGTCACAGCCTCAGCAAGAAAAAGCACGACGATGGAAACCAAACTCCCTCACCCGGCTCTGGCTTGGAAGACGAAGGAACACACGACGAAGCTGAATACCATGGAGCTCCAAGTAATCAAGACCTTAACTTTCAATTTTCTGAAAAGGTTTCTCTTAACTTTGATCTTATGTTGCTGTGAAATTATTATTTCAGTGTACGAATCTGAGAAGGCACATCAACCAAAATCAGGTCTAGGAATGCAAGAAAAATGTTTAACTCGGTCATTCTCCAAGAGAACAACTCATCCAGCAACTGTGGCTAATGCTGCAGCTGGAGCTGCTACTAGCACCAATACTATTGATGCCGGTTCGAACAGGGTAGCGACGACTAGAACCTTAGCTCATGAACTGAACAAAGGATCACATTCTATGACTTCCAAGTTTCAAGGCCTCACTATTTACAAACCTGATGAGCTTCACACTTCAACATCACCAAAGGATGGAACTCAAAGTAGTTTTTTTGTTTCTGCTCCAAGTACTCCTCCAAAGACATCTTCCCAAACTTCTCCAAGCGCAGCACGAATTTGGTCAGCTCCAGTGACCCCAAAAACTTTAGCTCCAGTGTCACCACAGACTCCTTCATGTTCATCTGCTCCAACCACTGGCAGGTATGCCAGCCCTGGCTCGCAGATATGGGATAAGGGTGTTTCGGTGAAAGAGTACTTGATGAACAAGCTTGAGCCGGGAGAAGATGAAAAAGCTTTGTCTCAGGTGATATCTGAGGCCATGAGTCCAAAGAGAACTCCTGGTGATGCAGGTGTGATGGAGAAGGTAAGAGAAGCTGTAACTTCTTTGCTCCGAACCGAGGAACCAAAACAAGAAGACACAACAACCACTATCACGACCACTGACACCAACATTGCAAGCACATCCTATCAAAACCCAGTATCTATCAGTGCTGCTCGCAGTTCATCTCAAATCCCAGTATCTACCAATGCTCTAGAAGGTAAAGCAGCAGTTCATTATGGTAGTATAATCTGTTTATTTTTCCTCATATAGTTCTTTTTTGTTCTAAACATAAACCTATAGTTCTTTCTAAATATGCAGTGGTTCAGGAAGAAAACCATGAAAGAATTCTTCAGGCAAATTGAAAGTTCCCATGATGTTTATGGCTACCTTGTGCTATATGTATTCAatttttgttctatatttttgtatatgtaTCCAATATTTAGACTGGAATGATCATTTCCATTTAcatttgtaaattttaatttgtatgtaTTAATATCTTTGTACTCCATGTGGACttattgtatatttatattacaCTAAATATTCTtcagttttttcttttaatattttttccatgAAACTCTATTATTTGGATCAAAGCTAAACTCTAAAATTCAGTTATGAGCAACAATAAGGAAACTACCATTTTTCTCACCATAAAACATATTTACATGACCAATGAATTCCAAGTGGGAGATGTATGCATAGGTATTACATTACATGCGCTCCAAAATTATATTCCATTAGGATTACAAGATGCTAGTTTAAGCTGTCACTTACTCATTTCAAGATTTTGGACTCAATATCTTCTAGGCTCAAGCCTTTTGTTTCGGGAACTGAAGATATAACAAAGATAAGTGACAGTAAAGCAATAGCcccaaaaaggagaaaaaggtttTCTGCTCCTAGAAGCTCCTGCAGAAGAAGCCAATGCAGATTAGAAACTCCAAGAG
The genomic region above belongs to Arachis duranensis cultivar V14167 chromosome 3, aradu.V14167.gnm2.J7QH, whole genome shotgun sequence and contains:
- the LOC107476825 gene encoding pentatricopeptide repeat-containing protein At5g59600-like isoform X1, which produces MHAFHKTTLLPRIPITNAIIRRSFRSDPLFYAQLIQTYARDRALHHGKKLHAHLITNGIACFSLVASNLVSFYACCGQLSHARKLFDKIPKTNVRRWISFIGTCARCSFHHEAIAVFSEMLATQTPNPNAVFVIPSVLKACGHVGDQITGQKIHGLILKCCFEVDPFVSSSLIVMYSKCLRVGDARKVFDGMEVKDLVALNALVAGYSQVGLAGDAWSLVERMRLMGVNPNLVTWNSLLSGFSQKCDLAMVSEIFRLMTKDGVVPDVVSWTSVISGFVQNFRNEEAFDTFKQMLRHGFCPTSATISTLLPACATVERMRIGKEIHGYAVAIGVEEDIYVRSALVDMYAKCGFISEARTLFGIMPEKNTVTWNSIIFGYANHGYCDEAIELFNQMEMEGKAKLDHLTFTAILTACVHAGDIELGQSLFKTMQEKYGIEPRLEHYACMVDLLGRAGKVDEAYCMIKAMPIEPDLFVWGALLAACRNHGHVELAEVAAKHLLEVEPESVGNRLLLTGVYADVGKWAKVERVKKRMKKGKQRKFQGLSWIERTGCVVSCSSSGNSYNISWEAPLDDPAKQIMLKVNEPLSLLTM
- the LOC107476825 gene encoding pentatricopeptide repeat-containing protein At5g59600-like isoform X2; translation: MHAFHKTTLLPRIPITNAIIRRSFRSDPLFYAQLIQTYARDRALHHGKKLHAHLITNGIACFSLVASNLVSFYACCGQLSHARKLFDKIPKTNVRRWISFIGTCARCSFHHEAIAVFSEMLATQTPNPNAVFVIPSVLKACGHVGDQITGQKIHGLILKCCFEVDPFVSSSLIVMYSKCLRVGDARKVFDGMEVKDLVALNALVAGYSQVGLAGDAWSLVERMRLMGVNPNLVTWNSLLSGFSQKCDLAMVSEIFRLMTKDGVVPDVVSWTSVISGFVQNFRNEEAFDTFKQMLRHGFCPTSATISTLLPACATVERMRIGKEIHGYAVAIGVEEDIYVRSALVDMYAKCGFISEARTLFGIMPEKNTVTWNSIIFGYANHGYCDEAIELFNQMEMEGKAKLDHLTFTAILTACVHAGDIELGQSLFKTMQEKYGIEPRLEHYACMVDLLGRAGKVDEAYCMIKAMPIEPDLFVWGALLAACRNHGHVELAEVAAKHLLEVEPESVGNRLLLTGVYADVGKWAKVERVKKRMKKGKQRKFQGLSWIGKVSGFCFCRKNRMRCFMLLIRQQLQYLLGGTVGRPSEANNA
- the LOC107476825 gene encoding pentatricopeptide repeat-containing protein At5g59600-like isoform X3 — translated: MHAFHKTTLLPRIPITNAIIRRSFRSDPLFYAQLIQTYARDRALHHGKKLHAHLITNGIACFSLVASNLVSFYACCGQLSHARKLFDKIPKTNVRRWISFIGTCARCSFHHEAIAVFSEMLATQTPNPNAVFVIPSVLKACGHVGDQITGQKIHGLILKCCFEVDPFVSSSLIVMYSKCLRVGDARKVFDGMEVKDLVALNALVAGYSQVGLAGDAWSLVERMRLMGVNPNLVTWNSLLSGFSQKCDLAMVSEIFRLMTKDGVVPDVVSWTSVISGFVQNFRNEEAFDTFKQMLRHGFCPTSATISTLLPACATVERMRIGKEIHGYAVAIGVEEDIYVRSALVDMYAKCGFISEARTLFGIMPEKNTVTWNSIIFGYANHGYCDEAIELFNQMEMEGKAKLDHLTFTAILTACVHAGDIELGQSLFKTMQEKYGIEPRLEHYACMVDLLGRAGKVDEAYCMIKAMPIEPDLFVWGALLAACRNHGHVELAEVAAKHLLEVEPESVGNRLLLTGVYADVGKWAKVERVKKRMKKGKQRKFQGLSWIGNV
- the LOC107476824 gene encoding protein TOC75, chloroplastic isoform X1, whose protein sequence is MNSSFTANHLITTPTLPPPCRTSSYLKCQLPSSSSSDHTKDHSNSTLIKTLSTTFALSSAASIVVFSTSPLRSLLPDASGHFSSGSGGNAGNGGNTGGGGGGGGGGWFGDDGSFWSRLFCLSPAIAADESPSPEWDSHGLPANIVVQLNKLSGFKKYKISDISFFDRSRRVRINAPDDSFFELVSLRPGGVYTKSQLQKEVKTLASCGMFEKVDMEGKTNPDGTISLTIAFTESTWQSAEKFRCINVGLMAQSKPIEMDPDVTDKERLEYYRSRERNYKRRMERARPCLLPMSVHREIADMLRSQGAVSARLLQRIRDHVQKWYHDEGYACAQVVNFGNLNTQEVVCEVVEGDITQLTIMFLDKLGNVVEGNTQIPVVQRELPRQLRPGYVFNIEAAKQALRNINSSLALFSKIEVNPKPDEKSEGGIIVEIKLKELDQKTAEVSTEWSIVPGRGGRPTLASLQPGGTVTFEHRNLQGLNRSVSGSVTTSNFFNPQDDLAFKLEYAHPYLDGVYDPRNRTLRVSCFNSRKQSPVFTGGPEVDEVPPIWVDRAGLKANITENFTRQSKFTYGLVMEEITTCDKSSHICASGQRVLPSGEIADGPPTTLSGTGIDRMAFLQANITRDNTKFVNGAIVGERNVFQVDQGLGIGSNVPFFNRHQLTITRFIQLMQVEKAAGKPPPPVVVLHGHYAGCVGDLPSYDAFPLGGPYSVRGYNMGELGAARNILELAAELRVPVKGTHAYAFVEHGNDLGSSKDVKGNPTEVYRRMGHGSSYGVGLKLGLVRTEYAVDHNSGTGAVFFRFGERF
- the LOC107476824 gene encoding protein TOC75-3, chloroplastic isoform X2; amino-acid sequence: MNSSFTANHLITTPTLPPPCRTSSYLKCQLPSSSSSDHTKDHSNSTLIKTLSTTFALSSAASIVVFSTSPLRSLLPDASGHFSSGSGGNAGNGGNTGGGGGGGGGGWFGDDGSFWSRLFCLSPAIAADESPSPEWDSHGLPANIVVQLNKLSGFKKYKISDISFFDRSRRVRINAPDDSFFELVSLRPGGVYTKSQLQKEVKTLASCGMFEKVDMEGKTNPDGTISLTIAFTESTWQSAEKFRCINVGLMAQSKPIEMDPDVTDKERLEYYRSRERNYKRRMERARPCLLPMSVHREIADMLRSQGAVSARLLQRIRDHVQKWYHDEGYACAQVVNFGNLNTQEVVCEVVEGDITQLTIMFLDKLGNVVEGNTQIPVVQRELPRQLRPGYVFNIEAAKQALRNINSSLALFSKIEVNPKPDEKSEGGIIVEIKLKELDQKTAEVSTEWSIVPGRGGRPTLASLQPGGTVTFEHRNLQGLNRSVSGSVTTSNFFNPQDDLAFKLEYAHPYLDGVYDPRNRTLRVSCFNSRKQSPVFTGGPEVDEVPPIWVDRAGLKANITENFTRQSKFTYGLVMEEITTCDKSSHICASGQRVLPSGEIADGPPTTLSGTGIDRMAFLQANITRDNTKFVNGAIVGERNVFQAIEAVDWNFARVLMFGFENKCSA
- the LOC107477082 gene encoding flocculation protein FLO11 is translated as MAQLERPQRPGVETSKTPTIHTMEQLLRGEGSKVSPKGSKMSTNTATLSSSSNSSTSSNSSPFFNKLRHHDSEEDHSPNQKKSVLAKVKEKAKKLRHSLSKKKHDDGNQTPSPGSGLEDEGTHDEAEYHGAPMYESEKAHQPKSGLGMQEKCLTRSFSKRTTHPATVANAAAGAATSTNTIDAGSNRVATTRTLAHELNKGSHSMTSKFQGLTIYKPDELHTSTSPKDGTQSSFFVSAPSTPPKTSSQTSPSAARIWSAPVTPKTLAPVSPQTPSCSSAPTTGRYASPGSQIWDKGVSVKEYLMNKLEPGEDEKALSQVISEAMSPKRTPGDAGVMEKVREAVTSLLRTEEPKQEDTTTTITTTDTNIASTSYQNPVSISAARSSSQIPVSTNALEVVQEENHERILQAN